In the Pseudomonas sp. ADAK2 genome, one interval contains:
- the uvrA gene encoding excinuclease ABC subunit UvrA, whose protein sequence is MDKILIRGARTHNLKNIDLTLPRDKLIVITGLSGSGKSSLAFDTLYAEGQRRYVESLSAYARQFLSMMEKPDVDTIEGLSPAISIEQKSTSHNPRSTVGTITEIYDYLRLLYARVGIPRCPDHDIPLEAQTVSQMVDLVLAQPEGSKLMLLAPVIRERKGEHLSVFEELRAQGFVRARVNGRLCELDELPKLDKQKKHSIDVVVDRFKVRADLQQRLAESFETALKLADGIALVAPMDDEPGEEMIFSARFACPICGHAISELEPKLFSFNNPAGACPTCDGLGVKQFFDIKRLVNGELTLAEGAIRGWDRRNVYYFQMLGSLASHYKFSLEVPFNDLPADQQKFILHGSGSQNVDFKYLNDRGDIVKRSHPFEGIVPNLERRYRETESASVREELAKFLSTQPCPDCRGTRLRREARHVWVGEKTLPAVTNLPIGDACEYFGVLKLTGRRGEIADKILKEIRERLQFLVNVGLDYLSLDRSADTLSGGEAQRIRLASQIGAGLVGVLYILDEPSIGLHQRDNDRLLGTLKHLRDIGNTVIVVEHDEDAIRLADYVVDIGPGAGVHGGHIVAEGTPAEVMAHPDSLTGKYLSGRVKIAVPAKRTPRNKKMTLSLKGARGNNLRNVDLEIPLGLLTCVTGVSGSGKSTLINNTLFPLSATALNGATTLEAAAHDSIKGLEHLDKVVDIDQSPIGRTPRSNPATYTGLFTPIRELFAGVPESRSRGYGPGRFSFNVKGGRCEACQGDGLIKVEMHFLPDIYVPCDVCKSKRYNRETLEIKYKGKSIHETLEMTIEEARVFFDAVPALARKLQTLMDVGLSYIKLGQSATTLSGGEAQRVKLSRELSKRDTGKTLYILDEPTTGLHFADIQQLLDVLHRLRDHGNTVVVIEHNLDVIKTADWLVDLGPEGGSKGGQIIAVGTPEEVSEMKQSHTGFYLKPLLARDKA, encoded by the coding sequence TTGGACAAGATCCTGATTCGTGGGGCCCGAACCCACAACCTGAAGAACATCGACCTGACCCTGCCACGGGACAAACTGATCGTCATCACCGGCCTGTCCGGATCCGGCAAGTCGTCCCTGGCTTTCGACACGCTGTACGCCGAAGGCCAGCGCCGCTATGTCGAATCGCTGTCGGCCTACGCCCGGCAGTTCCTGTCGATGATGGAAAAACCTGACGTCGACACCATCGAAGGCCTGTCGCCGGCGATTTCCATCGAACAGAAGTCGACCTCGCATAACCCGCGTTCGACGGTCGGCACCATCACCGAAATCTACGACTACCTGCGCCTGCTGTACGCCCGCGTCGGTATTCCGCGCTGCCCGGATCACGACATTCCGCTGGAAGCCCAGACCGTCAGCCAGATGGTCGACCTCGTTCTCGCCCAACCGGAAGGCAGCAAATTGATGCTGCTGGCGCCGGTGATTCGCGAGCGTAAAGGCGAGCATCTGTCAGTCTTCGAAGAACTGCGCGCCCAGGGTTTTGTGCGTGCGCGGGTCAACGGCCGGCTCTGCGAGCTGGACGAGTTGCCGAAACTGGATAAACAGAAGAAGCATTCGATTGATGTGGTGGTCGACCGCTTCAAGGTCCGCGCCGATCTGCAACAGCGCCTGGCCGAATCCTTCGAGACCGCGCTGAAACTGGCGGACGGTATCGCCTTGGTGGCACCAATGGACGACGAGCCGGGCGAAGAGATGATCTTCTCTGCGCGCTTCGCCTGCCCGATCTGCGGCCACGCCATCAGCGAGCTCGAGCCCAAACTCTTCTCCTTCAACAACCCGGCCGGCGCCTGCCCGACCTGCGATGGCCTGGGCGTTAAACAGTTCTTCGATATCAAGCGACTGGTGAACGGTGAACTGACCCTGGCCGAAGGCGCGATACGCGGCTGGGACAGGCGCAACGTCTATTACTTCCAGATGCTCGGGTCGCTGGCGTCCCACTACAAGTTCAGCCTGGAAGTGCCGTTCAACGACCTGCCGGCCGATCAGCAGAAATTTATCCTGCACGGCAGCGGTTCGCAGAACGTCGACTTCAAATACCTGAACGACCGTGGCGACATCGTCAAGCGCTCGCACCCGTTCGAAGGCATCGTGCCGAACCTGGAACGTCGCTACCGCGAAACCGAGTCCGCCTCGGTTCGTGAAGAACTGGCCAAGTTCCTCAGCACCCAGCCTTGCCCGGATTGCCGTGGCACGCGTCTGCGTCGCGAGGCGCGGCACGTGTGGGTCGGCGAGAAGACCTTGCCGGCGGTGACCAATCTGCCGATTGGCGACGCCTGTGAATATTTCGGCGTGTTGAAACTTACTGGCCGTCGCGGTGAAATTGCCGACAAGATCCTCAAGGAAATCCGCGAGCGTCTGCAGTTTCTGGTCAACGTGGGTCTCGATTATTTATCGCTGGATCGCAGTGCCGATACGTTGTCTGGCGGTGAGGCTCAGCGTATTCGCCTGGCCAGTCAGATCGGCGCCGGCTTGGTGGGGGTTCTGTATATCCTCGATGAACCGTCGATTGGCCTGCACCAGCGGGACAACGATCGGCTGCTCGGCACCCTCAAGCACCTGCGGGACATCGGCAACACGGTGATCGTGGTCGAGCACGACGAAGATGCGATTCGTCTGGCGGACTACGTGGTGGACATCGGCCCTGGTGCCGGCGTACACGGCGGTCATATCGTCGCTGAAGGTACTCCGGCGGAAGTCATGGCTCACCCGGACTCGCTGACCGGCAAGTACCTGTCGGGCCGCGTGAAGATTGCCGTGCCGGCCAAGCGTACACCGCGCAACAAGAAGATGACCCTGTCGCTGAAAGGTGCTCGCGGCAACAACCTGCGCAATGTCGATCTGGAAATTCCGTTGGGTCTGCTGACCTGTGTGACTGGCGTGTCGGGTTCGGGAAAATCGACACTGATCAACAACACTCTGTTCCCGTTGAGCGCTACGGCACTCAATGGCGCGACGACGCTTGAAGCTGCCGCTCACGACAGCATCAAGGGCCTGGAGCATCTGGACAAGGTTGTGGATATCGACCAGAGCCCGATCGGTCGCACACCGCGCTCGAACCCGGCGACCTACACCGGGTTGTTCACGCCGATTCGCGAACTGTTCGCGGGCGTACCGGAGTCGCGCTCTCGTGGTTACGGCCCGGGGCGCTTTTCCTTCAACGTGAAGGGCGGACGCTGCGAAGCCTGTCAGGGCGATGGCTTGATCAAGGTGGAAATGCACTTCCTGCCGGACATCTATGTGCCGTGCGACGTCTGCAAGAGCAAGCGCTACAACCGCGAAACCCTGGAGATCAAGTACAAGGGCAAGAGCATCCACGAAACCCTCGAGATGACCATCGAGGAAGCGCGGGTGTTCTTCGACGCGGTGCCGGCACTGGCGCGCAAGCTGCAAACGCTGATGGACGTCGGTCTGTCGTACATCAAGCTCGGGCAGTCAGCGACGACGTTGTCCGGCGGTGAAGCCCAGCGGGTGAAATTGTCCCGTGAGCTGTCCAAGCGCGATACCGGCAAGACCCTGTATATCCTCGATGAGCCGACCACCGGCTTGCACTTCGCGGATATCCAGCAATTGCTCGACGTGCTGCATCGCCTGCGCGACCACGGCAACACCGTGGTAGTGATCGAGCACAATCTTGACGTGATCAAGACCGCCGACTGGTTGGTGGATCTTGGGCCGGAAGGTGGCTCCAAAGGTGGGCAGATCATTGCCGTCGGTACGCCAGAGGAAGTCTCGGAGATGAAACAATCTCACACCGGCTTCTACCTCAAACCGCTGCTGGCTCGCGACAAGGCCTGA
- a CDS encoding MFS transporter, with the protein MHDPHSERMSGSETRAASGLALVFAFRMLGMFMVLPVLATYGMDLAGATPALIGLAIGAYGLTQALFQIPFGFISDRIGRRPVIYLGLIVFALGSLLAANADSIWGVIAGRVLQGAGAISAAVMALLSDLTREQHRTKAMAMIGMTIGLSFAVAMVVGPLLTRAFGLSGLFLATGGMALFGIVIVMFMVPRATGPLQHRESGVARQALIPTLKHPDLLRLDLGIFVLHAMLMSSFVALPLALVEKAGLPKEQHWWVYLTALLISFFAMIPFIIYGEKRRKMKRVLLGAVATLMLTELFFWQFGDSLRALVIGTVVFFTAFNLLEASLPSLISKVSPAGGKGTAMGVYSTSQFLGSALGGILGGWLFQHGGLSVVFLGCAGLAALWLAFAVTMREPPYVTSLRLPLSPEAIREAGLVERLKAVVGVTDAVVVADEAAIYIKLDTELLDRTTLERLVNNPAEAACVA; encoded by the coding sequence ATGCACGATCCCCACAGCGAACGCATGAGTGGCAGTGAGACCCGCGCAGCCAGCGGTCTGGCCCTGGTGTTCGCCTTCCGTATGCTTGGCATGTTCATGGTGTTGCCGGTACTGGCGACCTATGGCATGGACCTGGCGGGAGCGACCCCGGCCCTGATCGGGCTGGCGATTGGCGCTTACGGCCTGACCCAGGCGCTGTTCCAGATTCCGTTCGGTTTCATTTCCGACCGTATCGGTCGGCGCCCGGTGATTTACCTGGGGCTGATCGTTTTCGCCCTCGGCAGCCTGCTGGCAGCCAATGCCGATTCGATCTGGGGCGTCATCGCCGGGCGAGTCCTGCAAGGCGCTGGGGCGATTTCCGCAGCGGTCATGGCGTTGCTGTCGGACCTGACCCGGGAACAGCATCGGACCAAAGCCATGGCCATGATCGGCATGACGATCGGTCTGTCGTTCGCTGTCGCCATGGTCGTCGGCCCCTTGCTGACCCGCGCCTTCGGCCTGTCCGGGCTGTTCCTGGCGACGGGCGGCATGGCGCTGTTCGGCATCGTCATCGTGATGTTCATGGTGCCGCGCGCCACCGGGCCATTGCAGCACCGCGAATCCGGCGTGGCGCGCCAGGCGCTGATCCCGACGCTCAAGCACCCGGACCTGTTGCGCCTGGACCTGGGCATTTTTGTGTTGCACGCGATGTTGATGTCGAGCTTCGTCGCATTGCCCCTGGCCCTGGTGGAAAAAGCCGGGCTGCCGAAAGAGCAGCACTGGTGGGTGTACCTGACCGCGCTGCTGATTTCCTTCTTCGCGATGATCCCGTTCATCATCTACGGCGAGAAGCGACGCAAAATGAAACGAGTTTTGCTGGGCGCCGTCGCGACGCTGATGCTCACTGAGCTATTCTTCTGGCAGTTCGGCGACAGCTTGCGAGCCCTGGTGATCGGGACGGTGGTGTTTTTCACCGCGTTCAATCTGCTGGAAGCTTCCTTGCCATCGCTGATCAGCAAGGTTTCACCGGCGGGCGGCAAGGGCACGGCGATGGGGGTTTATTCCACCAGCCAGTTCCTCGGTTCGGCGTTGGGCGGGATCCTCGGCGGTTGGCTGTTCCAGCATGGCGGTTTGTCGGTTGTCTTCCTCGGATGCGCCGGCCTGGCTGCCCTCTGGCTGGCCTTTGCTGTTACCATGCGCGAACCACCTTACGTGACGAGCTTGCGCTTGCCGCTGTCGCCCGAGGCGATCCGCGAAGCGGGTCTGGTCGAGCGCCTGAAGGCCGTCGTAGGGGTAACAGATGCAGTGGTCGTCGCAGACGAAGCGGCGATTTACATCAAATTGGACACAGAACTATTGGATCGCACGACCCTTGAGCGCCTGGTGAACAACCCGGCCGAGGCAGCGTGCGTAGCCTAG
- a CDS encoding single-stranded DNA-binding protein — protein sequence MARGVNKVILVGTCGQDPEVRYLPNGNAVTNLSLATSEQWTDKQTGQKVEKTEWHRVSMFGKVAEIAGEYLRKGSQVYIEGKLQTREWEKDGIKRYTTEIVVDMQGTMQLLGGRPQQGDQQGGGNNYQQSAPAPRQQQAPRPQQSAPQQSRQAPPPQQAAPQPAPDFDSFDDDIPF from the coding sequence ATGGCCCGTGGGGTTAACAAAGTCATATTGGTCGGCACTTGCGGCCAGGATCCCGAAGTTCGCTACTTGCCTAACGGTAACGCCGTGACCAACCTGAGTCTGGCGACCAGCGAACAGTGGACCGACAAGCAAACCGGTCAGAAGGTCGAGAAGACTGAATGGCACCGTGTGTCGATGTTCGGCAAGGTTGCCGAGATCGCCGGCGAGTACCTGCGTAAAGGTTCGCAGGTTTACATCGAAGGCAAGCTGCAGACCCGCGAGTGGGAAAAAGACGGTATCAAGCGTTACACCACTGAAATCGTGGTCGACATGCAAGGCACCATGCAACTGCTGGGCGGCCGTCCTCAACAGGGCGACCAACAAGGCGGGGGCAACAACTACCAGCAGTCCGCTCCGGCCCCACGTCAGCAGCAGGCTCCGCGCCCGCAGCAGTCGGCACCGCAACAGTCGCGCCAGGCTCCGCCTCCACAGCAGGCAGCGCCGCAACCGGCTCCGGATTTCGACAGCTTTGATGACGATATCCCGTTCTGA